A window of Deinococcus sp. YIM 134068 genomic DNA:
GCACCTCCAGTCCCGCCGCGTCCCCCCCGGACAGGGCGCTCCGCAACGCGTCCTCCAGCCGGAAGGTGCCCGCCACCCCCTCACGCACCTGTGGGCCGAAGGGGACGGTCGCGGCGCGGCCCCGGCCCCGCGCGTGGTGCAGGGCGAGTTCCGCGTCGGCGAGGGCCGAGTCGTCGGAGGTGCCTGTCACGGGGGCCAGCCCCAGCGCGAAGGAGAGGGGGACCGCGTGACGCCCGGCCCGCAGGGAGTCGCCCAGGGCCGCGCGCACGTCGGCGGCGAGGATGCCCGCGTCCACCGCCTCCCCCGGCAGGAACAGGGCGAAGGTGTCGTCGGCGAGCCGGGCGGCCCGCCCGCCCCGCGCGTTCGCCAAGCTGCCCAGCCGCGCGGCCAGCCCGATGAGGAGGTGGTCGCCCACCGTGCGGCCCAGCGCGGCGTTCAGTGCCCCGAAGCCGTCGAGGTTGAGACACAGGACTGTTCCCGGCCCCGCATCCGTCAGCGCCTCGCGCAGCCCGGTGCGGTTGAGCAGGCCGGTGAGGGCGTCGTGACGCGCCCCGTGCCGCAGCCGGGTCTGGGCGTGGCGGAGCGCGGTCACGTCGCGCAGGGTGAGGAGCATCCCCGGACGCGCGCCGGGAAGGTCGTCCTCCAGCGCCAGGGCGCGCACCTCCAGTTGCCGGGTGCCGCCGTCCGCGCGCACGAGCAGCACCTCGGCCTCCAGCGGCAGCGTCAGCGCGCCCGCCCGCAGCTCGGGCAGGGGCAGGGGCGTGCCGTCGGGGCGGTGGAGCCTGACCCCCAGCTCGCCCAGCACCCGCGTGAGCGGCAGCCCCAGCAGCCGCCCGGCGTCCAGCCCGAGCAGGGCCGCCGCCGGGTCGCTGATGAGCTGCGCCCGGCCCGCGTGGTCCACGTACACGGTCGCGTGGTCGCCGAGCGCGAGGACCCGCGCGGCCAGCCCGCCCGCCGCCCACCCACCGCGCCCGCCCGCCGGGGTGCCCGTCTCGGCCTCCACGAACAGCGGTGCCGACCCGTCGGGTCCCGTCCGCCGCGCGCTCAGGGTCAGGAAGCCACCCGCCGCGAGCGGCACCCGCGCCCGCGCCGCGCCGCCTTGCGCCGCCCCGAGCACGAGGTCGCGCAGCGCCGCCGAGGGGGCGTCCGCGAAGCACGGCCAGTCCCACAGCGGCAGCCCGACCCGCCCGTGCCCGCCCTCGGTCAACAGGGCGCGCAGCCCCGCGCTCGCATGCAGCACCGTCCCGCCCGGCGCGAGGAGGGCCGCCAGCGTCTCGGGACCGCCCAGCAGCGCCTCCAGCAACCCTGCCTGCCGGTGTTCGGCGCTCACGTCACGCAAGGTCCACAGCACCCCCGCCCCCGCCCCGCCGAAGCAGGGCCGCGCCTCCCCGCGCAGCCAGACGGGCCTGCCGGGAAGGGCCTCGTCGGGCAGGCTCACCGTGCGCCCCGCCGCCGCCTGCTCCAGCCCCGCCGCGAGCGCGGGCATGCCGGGCAGCAACTCGTCCAGCTTCCGCCCGATGACCCGCGCGTCGCTCAGGCCGAGCAGGTCGAGGAAGGGGCGGCTCACCTGCCGGAAGGTGAGGTCCGCGTTGAGCCACGCGGCGGGCACCGGGAACTGCGTGACGAGCACGTCCGCCTCGTGCCCGGCCCGGTCCCCGCGTGAGGCCGCGAGCAGCAGCGTCATCACCTCCGCCGCGCCCGGCGGGGTCGGCGTGTCCGCGCACCACACCAGCCCCAGCAGGGCACCCTCGCGCGTGAGCCATGTCAGCTCGCCCCCCTCCAGCCAGGCGTCGGGCGGCACGAGTTCCCCGCCGGGGTTCTGATCGGCCCCGTCCGCCCGCACGCACAGCACCCCCCCCTCCAGCGCGGCGAGCAGCGTGGCACCGGGCGCGTACAGGCGCAGCAGCTCCCGCAGGGCGGTGTGCAGGGCCGGAGGCTGGGAGGAGTTCACGGGCGTCGTCGTGGAGGAGGGAAAAGAGAGGGGATGCATGGCGGACAAGGGGTCTCCTGTGGGCAGGTGGAGTGGAGGGGCTTGGCATCGGCGGGGATGACGCTCGCCCCCCGCCTGTGCCGTGATGCTGGCAGCCCGACTCTTACGTCCCACATGCAAGATTTCGCCTCGGCCCGGAAAACCCGCGTCACAGCGTCAAAAACCCCCCGCCTTCATCTTGGTGGGGGGGTGGGGGTGGGGGGCTTTTTTCGTGTCCCCATGCACGTTTTCGGGTCTGGTCAGCCCTCCGTTTCCCAGTCGTCCCCGACCCTGCGGTGCCCAGGCCGGACGGCGTAGATGCCGGGGTCGCTGGGACTGCTCGCGGCGATCAGGCGGGCGACCTCCCCGGCACCGGGTTCGGCCAGCACGCGCACGAAGTCCGACGGGTTCAGGACCGTCTCGCGCACGGGCAGCGACCGCTCTCCCGCCCAGCGGGTCAGGTCGCCGAGCGCCCGCTCCCCCGCCGCCCCGTAGTGCGGTCCGAAGGCGGGCACGGTCACGGTCGCCTCCCGTCCAAGCATGACGAGGGCGGCGTACCGCGCCCCCTCCCGGTCCCCCTGCCGGTCCGTCACGAGGATCAGCCGCCCGCCCGTGAGGTCGGCCTCCCCGAAATAGGCGAGGACGGCCTGCAACGTTTCCTGCGGGGCACCGGGCACCCCAAGCGGGTCGGCGATCTGGAGGGGTGCGGTCATGGGCGCAGTCTAGCCGGAGGGCAGGATGAGGGGTGGGATGGGGGGCAGCAACGGCAAGTCGGGTTCGCAGTCGACGCAGGACTGCGACGGCAAAGCTTGGGGCCGTTCTCCCTCTCCCCTCGTGGGAGAGGGCCGGGGTGAGGGGGCGTGTGACCCGCCTCACTGCCAGAAGGATGCCTTCACCTTCGGGGACGCCATGCCTGCTCACCCCCACCCAGCCTCCCTCCTTGCGACGCTTGCTGTGAAAGGCAGATTGGGCAAAAGGGCATTCTTACCTTTTAGCAGCAGGACGAGCGGTGCTCGTCACCCCTCTCCCCAGCCCTCTCCCGCAAGGGGAAAGGGAGAAAAGAGCACATCCGGCACGCTGGCTTTCTATTGCCTATTGCACGTCAGGAGTCTCCAGCCGAGAGACGTTTGGTCCAGTTCCCAACAACGTTCTCCCGCATAGGCCGCGCGTCTTCATCTCCCAGCCTTCTCCCCACTCCCGGCGCTATCCTGCCCCCCATGAAGCAGACGCTCAAGGCGCTGGTGGCGCAGGCGCGTGGGGGGCGCGTGGTGCGGACGCCCTTCGTGGACGGCGACGACCTCGACCGCCGCCTTCTGCAAGACGACGAGGTGCGCTACGTCATCGCGGGCGGCTTTCCCGACGCCCGGCGCGTGGTTCTCACCCTCCACCCGGCCCACATCCCAGGGGTGGACGCGGGCGTGACCGTCCTGCGCGTGACCCCGGAGGCGGGCGGCCCCCCCT
This region includes:
- a CDS encoding EAL domain-containing protein; its protein translation is MHPLSFPSSTTTPVNSSQPPALHTALRELLRLYAPGATLLAALEGGVLCVRADGADQNPGGELVPPDAWLEGGELTWLTREGALLGLVWCADTPTPPGAAEVMTLLLAASRGDRAGHEADVLVTQFPVPAAWLNADLTFRQVSRPFLDLLGLSDARVIGRKLDELLPGMPALAAGLEQAAAGRTVSLPDEALPGRPVWLRGEARPCFGGAGAGVLWTLRDVSAEHRQAGLLEALLGGPETLAALLAPGGTVLHASAGLRALLTEGGHGRVGLPLWDWPCFADAPSAALRDLVLGAAQGGAARARVPLAAGGFLTLSARRTGPDGSAPLFVEAETGTPAGGRGGWAAGGLAARVLALGDHATVYVDHAGRAQLISDPAAALLGLDAGRLLGLPLTRVLGELGVRLHRPDGTPLPLPELRAGALTLPLEAEVLLVRADGGTRQLEVRALALEDDLPGARPGMLLTLRDVTALRHAQTRLRHGARHDALTGLLNRTGLREALTDAGPGTVLCLNLDGFGALNAALGRTVGDHLLIGLAARLGSLANARGGRAARLADDTFALFLPGEAVDAGILAADVRAALGDSLRAGRHAVPLSFALGLAPVTGTSDDSALADAELALHHARGRGRAATVPFGPQVREGVAGTFRLEDALRSALSGGDAAGLEVRFQPTVGLVGGQVVGVAALPHWTHPDLGTLSPERVRSLATRAGLGGSLAVWTVRRAAQMATWRDTSPDLRLSVRLGLEDLSRPADLDTFLLLLAEHGTLDVELSGEGLLAHTDEAALKLLDRLRHHGAHLWMADFGEGPTSLSTLTRLPMTGLRLHPGLSVRLTEDSRAAALVGATLDLARRLGWQVTASGVEREAQLAALRDLGCDAAQGQAVGPVLDAAGFEAWLRKDAAGGRGTRRGR
- a CDS encoding DUF3197 domain-containing protein, which codes for MTAPLQIADPLGVPGAPQETLQAVLAYFGEADLTGGRLILVTDRQGDREGARYAALVMLGREATVTVPAFGPHYGAAGERALGDLTRWAGERSLPVRETVLNPSDFVRVLAEPGAGEVARLIAASSPSDPGIYAVRPGHRRVGDDWETEG